The following proteins come from a genomic window of Salvia hispanica cultivar TCC Black 2014 chromosome 4, UniMelb_Shisp_WGS_1.0, whole genome shotgun sequence:
- the LOC125223826 gene encoding alcohol dehydrogenase-like 7: protein MANTTTAGKPIKCRAAVARAAAAPLVIEEIVVDPPKSGELRIKIICTSLCHSDVTFLNLNVPTASFPRIFGHEAVGVVESVGEGVTEVVEGDMVIPIFMSECAECRDCKSKKSNLCTKYPFKIDPWMHDGSSRFRDLNGETIHHFMFVSSFSEYTVVHLANVIKVDPTIPPNRACLLSCGVSTGVGAAWRSASVEKGSTVAIFGLGSIGLAVAEGARLCGAARIIGVDVNPEKFEPSKKFGVTDFIDSTSCGDKSVSQMINEMTDGGADYCFECVGRSSLVEEAYACCRKGWGKTIVLGVDRPDAMLQFRSVELLVNGKTISGSLFGGLKTKSDIPILVKKYMDKELELDKFVTHEVGFEEINKAFDLLHQGKSLRCVIWMDK from the exons atggCCAACACTACCACTGCGGGCAAACCCATTAAATGCAGAG CGGCGGTGGCGAGGGCAGCTGCGGCGCCGCTGGTGATCGAGGAGATCGTCGTCGATCCTCCTAAATCCGGCGAGCTTCGCATCAAAATCATCTGCACTTCTCTCTGCCACAGCGATGTCACTTTCTTGAACTTAAAT GTGCCGACGGCGTCGTTTCCCAGGATTTTTGGACATGAAGCAGTTGg TGTGGTGGAGAGTGTTGGCGAAGGGGTGACCGAGGTTGTCGAAGGCGACATGGTCATCCCGATTTTTATGTCAGAGTGTGCGGAGTGTAGAGACTGCAAGTCCAAGAAGAGCAACCTATGCACCAAGTACCCGTTCAAAATCGATCCCTGGATGCACGATGGCTCGAGCAGGTTCAGGGACCTCAACGGGGAGACTATACACCATTTCATGTTTGTGTCTAGTTTCAGTGAGTACACTGTTGTTCATCTTGCTAATGTGATCAAAGTCGACCCGACAATCCCTCCCAACCGGGCTTGCCTCCTTTCCTGTGGAGTCTCCACAG GCGTGGGAGCGGCTTGGAGGTCAGCAAGCGTCGAAAAAGGATCTACAGTTGCCATCTTCGGTTTAGGATCAATTGGATTGGCA GTTGCAGAAGGGGCGAGATTGTGTGGTGCTGCTCGAATCATTGGTGTTGATGTGAACCCTGAGAAGTTTGAACCGA GTAAAAAGTTTGGAGTGACTGATTTCATCGACTCAACAAGCTGCGGTGATAAATCCGTAAGCCAG ATGATAAACGAGATGACCGATGGAGGAGCAGATTATTGCTTCGAGTGTGTTGGAAGGTCATCCCTAGTCGAGGAAGCATATGCCTGCTGTCGAAAG GGGTGGGGAAAGACGATTGTGCTTGGGGTGGATAGACCCGACGCGATGCTCCAATTCAGATCTGTCGAACTTCTCGTTAATGGAAAAACTATATCGGGATCCTTGTTCGGAGGTCTCAAGACAAAGTCGGACATTCCAATCCTCGTTAAGAAGTACATGGATAAG GAATTGGAGCTGGATAAGTTTGTGACACATGAGGTTGGATTTGAAGAGATCAATAAAGCTTTTGATTTGCTTCATCAAGGAAAGAGCCTCAGATGTGTGATTTGGATGGATAAGTGA
- the LOC125223827 gene encoding uncharacterized protein LOC125223827 has translation MAISQTKFRSISLPSRLDQVSSHNFESEFEKLKCGSASSDSIQSGLVALAQLYNSFEEFSQKSGAQSMEESLSQSVDLLDACSAIRDLLQMMRENVRALQSAMRRKGADSESVQNDVAAYFSFRKRMQKTVAKTLRSLKKSESAIVGGGSSHSVNADGDFGFFFKQLAGITIANFRSVLVFLSYAAARPGGWSLVSKLVAAKSGKERSGVNEVESLDLGLQGKMKCDVQKRLQIVDEIIEEFEGGFERLFRQLVQSRVTLLNILTDQ, from the coding sequence ATGGCGATCTCACAAACAAAATTCAGATCAATCAGTCTACCTTCGAGATTAGATCAAGTGAGCTCACACAATTTCGAATCGGAATTCGAGAAATTGAAATGCGGATCTGCTAGCTCAGATTCGATTCAATCCGGTCTCGTCGCGCTCGCGCAGCTCTACAATTCGTTTGAGGAGTTTTCTCAGAAATCAGGAGCTCAATCGATGGAGGAATCTCTCTCGCAATCCGTCGATCTGCTCGACGCGTGCAGCGCGATCCGAGATCTGCTCCAGATGATGCGAGAAAACGTGCGCGCGCTTCAATCGGCGATGCGGCGGAAGGGCGCGGATTCGGAATCCGTCCAAAACGACGTCGCCGCGTACTTCTCCTTCAGGAAGAGGATGCAGAAAACCGTCGCGAAAACGCTAAGAAGCCTCAAAAAATCGGAGAGCGCGATCGTCGGAGGCGGATCGAGCCATTCGGTGAACGCGGACGGCGATTTCGGCTTCTTCTTCAAGCAATTGGCTGGAATCACGATCGCGAATTTCAGGAGCGTGCTGGTGTTCCTGTCGTACGCGGCGGCGCGGCCGGGCGGCTGGTCGCTGGTTTCGAAGCTGGTGGCGGCGAAATCGGGGAAGGAGAGGAGCGGTGTGAATGAGGTTGAGAGTTTGGATTTGGGGCTTCAGGGGAAAATGAAGTGTGATGTGCAGAAAAGGCTGCAAATCGTTGATGAAATTATTGAGGAATTTGAGGGAGGATTCGAGAGATTGTTCAGGCAATTGGTTCAATCTAGGGTTACATTGTTGAACATTCTCACCGATCAATGA
- the LOC125221500 gene encoding uncharacterized protein LOC125221500, which produces MDIRSISLPSRLHPTQFEAQLEKLRSISLTSNSIISSLATLAELYNNNSINSNLTQIRSIDHALEASVALLDCCSSIREVAQIAKESGRALQSALRRKGLQNDVASYAESRKRMKKCVKKSLKALEKFEGGTDALRGVAVGVFRSALLFFSSSSSSFSVRARVVRNKCEHEGVVNEVGCVDLALRDIGGFDKERVLVSLQNLDCCVGGIEEGLERVFRELVRSRVNLLNILTDH; this is translated from the coding sequence ATGGACATTAGGTCTATCAGTCTCCCATCAAGGCTGCATCCAACTCAATTCGAAGCTCAACTAGAGAAGCTCAGATCCATTTCTCTCACCTCAAACTCCATCATCTCCAGCCTAGCAACGCTGGCCGAGCTCTACAACAACAACTCCATCAACAGCAACCTCACACAAATTAGATCGATCGACCACGCCCTCGAGGCATCGGTCGCGCTCCTCGACTGCTGCAGCAGCATCCGAGAAGTGGCACAAATAGCGAAGGAGAGCGGCCGAGCGCTCCAGTCCGCGCTGAGGCGGAAGGGCCTCCAAAACGACGTCGCTTCTTACGCGGAGTCACGGAAGCGGATGAAAAAATGCGTCAAGAAAAGCCTCAAGGCGCTCGAGAAGTTCGAGGGCGGGACGGATGCTTTGAGGGGCGTCGCCGTGGGGGTGTTTAGGAGCGCGTTGCTCTTCTTCtcatcgtcgtcgtcgtcgtttTCGGTTAGGGCGAGGGTGGTGCGTAACAAATGTGAACATGAAGGTGTTGTGAATGAGGTTGGATGTGTGGATTTGGCTTTGAGGGATATTGGTGGATTTGATAAGGAGAGGGTGTTGGTGAGTTTGCAAAATCTTGATTGTTGTGTTGGTGGGATTGAAGAGGGTTTGGAGAGGGTGTTTAGGGAATTGGTGAGAAGTAGGGTTAATCTTCTTAACATTCTCACTGATCATTAG
- the LOC125218893 gene encoding uncharacterized protein LOC125218893 isoform X1 gives MLAIEGFWSLEGVDLLPGCKLKDGIDVMRRILRSHKPVVRFSASRALQKARIVYNVGWITPEDHRLMGSSMLYMEEFKHRDDEPEAEHVPQIIKSQSFAVKEASTHHCNLMRRHNV, from the exons atgttggCAATAGAAGGATTCTGGTCACTAGAAGGGGTGGACCTCCTGCCTGGTTGTAAACTTAAAGATGGCATAGATGTTATGCGCCGAATTCTTCGTTCTCACAAGCCTGTGGTGAGGTTTAGTGCTTCCAGGGCATTGCAGAAG GCGAGGATTGTGTACAATGTGGGATGGATAACTCCAGAGGATCATAGATTAATGGGTTCCTCTATGTTGTATATGGAGGAATTCAAGCATCGT GATGATGAGCCTGAAGCTGAACATGTACCTCAAATTATTAAATCTCAATCATTTGCAGTCAAGGAAGCTTCAACTCATCACTGCAACCTCATGCGTAGGCACAatgtatga
- the LOC125218893 gene encoding uncharacterized protein LOC125218893 isoform X2, translated as MLAIEGFWSLEGVDLLPGCKLKDGIDVMRRILRSHKPVVRFSASRALQKARIVYNVGWITPEDHRLMGSSMLYMEEFKHRDDEPEAEHVPQIIKSQSFAFTAFNLR; from the exons atgttggCAATAGAAGGATTCTGGTCACTAGAAGGGGTGGACCTCCTGCCTGGTTGTAAACTTAAAGATGGCATAGATGTTATGCGCCGAATTCTTCGTTCTCACAAGCCTGTGGTGAGGTTTAGTGCTTCCAGGGCATTGCAGAAG GCGAGGATTGTGTACAATGTGGGATGGATAACTCCAGAGGATCATAGATTAATGGGTTCCTCTATGTTGTATATGGAGGAATTCAAGCATCGT GATGATGAGCCTGAAGCTGAACATGTACCTCAAATTATTAAATCTCAATCATTTGCA TTCACTGCTTTTAATCTGAGGTAG
- the LOC125222036 gene encoding receptor homology region, transmembrane domain- and RING domain-containing protein 2-like encodes MKMSDFWVLFCYLFCLMGSFAAYGNVVLIGNNVTLSFDDIEANFAPSIKESGICGTLSVAEPLDACSPLTNKVVPAANNTRSPFVLIVRGGCSFDEKVRRAQAAEFSVAIVYDNDDDLVAMAGNSAGIKIHAVFVRKVCAEALKKYADVSDTEVWILPSFEDSAWSIMAISFISLLAMSAVLATCFFVRRHRIRRGRPQAPRVREFHGMSSRLVKAMPSLVFTAVLEDNCTSATCAICLEDYTMGEKLRILPCRHKFHAMCVDAWLTSWRTFCPVCKRDARTSNGEPPANESTPLLSSAADSLASSSLLSSFRSSLASSSAIQIGGSSRTPSVSLPQSVSSTPYNPHSLLSRHQSPHLGASRSSVDLQNMSSQRSRGVYLVSPHSLGYPSLSSLNSRYMSPYIPSPGMGSSSYLGSSSRQANPLLYGESATTESRPLHYSGSVTSFYDGSSSHQANPLHYGESATTEARALHYSESATSFSPFTSAHSLPDC; translated from the exons ATGAAGATGTCTGATTTCTGGGTGTTGTTCTGCTACTTGTTTTGTTTAATGGGCTCTTTTGCAGCTTATGGAAACGTGGTTTTGATAGGCAACAATGTTACCTTGTCGTTCGATGACATTGAAGCTAATTTTG CTCCGTCCATTAAAGAATCCGGGATATGTGGGACGCTGTCTGTGGCTGAGCCTTTGGATGCCTGCTCGCCACTGACTAATAAAGTCGTCCCAGCAGCGAATAACACCAGATCTCCGTTTGTGCTGATAGTCCGAGGTGGGTGTAGCTTTGATGAGAAAGTCAGAAGAGCTCAGGCTGCAGAGTTTAGCGTGGCCATTGTCTATGATAACGATGATGATTTGGTTGCAA TGGCTGGAAATTCTGCCGGCATAAAGATTCATGCAGTGTTTGTCAGAAAAGTCTGTGCCGAGGCACTTAAGAAATATGCCGATGTTAGTGACACGGAGGTGTGGATATTGCCGAGCTTTGAAGACTCGGCGTGGTCTATAATGGCTATCTCCTTCATCTCGTTGCTCGCCATGTCTGCTGTGTTGGCTACATGCTTCTTTGTCCGAAGGCACCGTATTAGAAGAGGACGACCTCAAGCTCCACGTGTGCGAGAATTCCACGGGATGAGCAGCCGCTTGGTGAAAGCCATGCCGTCCCTAGTGTTCACGGCTGTTCTCGAGGACAACTGCACTTCCGCGACGTGCGCCATATGTCTCGAAGACTATACCATGGGCGAGAAGCTACGGATACTGCCATGTCGACATA AATTCCACGCGATGTGTGTCGACGCGTGGCTGACGTCATGGAGAACGTTCTGCCCGGTATGCAAGCGTGATGCCAGGACCAGCAACGGCGAACCACCAGCGAACGAATCCACACCACTGCTCTCGTCCGCGGCCGATTCCCTCGCTTCCTCCTCACTCTTGTCATCTTTTAGGTCATCGCTAGCATCGTCATCAGCCATCCAAATAGGTGGATCTTCCCGGACACCGTCAGTCTCTCTGCCTCAGTCTGTCTCCTCAACCCCTTACAACCCGCATTCACTCCTCTCCCGCCACCAATCCCCTCATCTAGGTGCTAGCCGGAGCTCGGTCGACCTCCAAAACATGTCGTCGCAACGATCCCGGGGAGTGTATTTAGTTTCACCCCACTCGTTAGGTTACCCTTCCTTGTCATCTCTCAACTCAAGATACATGTCCCCTTACATCCCGAGCCCCGGCATGGGCTCCTCGAGCTACCTCGGGTCTTCAAGTCGTCAAGCTAACCCTTTGCTCTATGGCGAGTCGGCCACGACTGAGTCGAGACCATTGCATTATAGTGGGTCAGTCACGAGCTTCTACGATGGGTCTTCGAGCCATCAAGCTAACCCTTTGCACTATGGCGAGTCAGCCACGACTGAGGCGAGAGCGCTGCATTATAGCGAGTCGGCCACGAGCTTCTCGCCGTTCACCTCGGCTCATTCGCTGCCGGATTGTTAG
- the LOC125222037 gene encoding DNA repair protein XRCC2 homolog produces the protein MTSAFSWITADETAEQTLVRIFKERPFLILPPPFHRIPLRAGNVVEIVGPSPSAKTLILIQAAINCILPKEWKGVSYGGLERAVLFIDLDCRFDVLSIARALQRRIIDANGLRRSSLKGNGNEYDKELFVASMRRFLYTRCYNSFEFLATLKTLHRRIQQEKEKGGSAVYMLLIDSIGAFYWMDRALPTLSTGNNNNRKSLSLQTVVETVVQEIQRLLVVHPMLVLATKSAAFGDKQSITEVIRKRPDEKTPDPRGAQNKPHRCFMPSVWQSFVSHRMLLRALDGESKHQNRPTFSAEWLLPSLNCSDHFTVNDGCLLIPK, from the exons ATGACGTCAGCATTTTCATGGATCACAGCAGACGAAACAGCTGAGCAAACACTGGTCAGAATCTTCAAAGAGCGCCCGTTTCTCATACTGCCGCCGCCGTTCCACCGCATTCCCCTGCGCGCCGGCAACGTCGTCGAAATCGTGGGGCCCTCTCCTTCGGCCAAAACCCTAATCCTCATCCAG GCGGCGATAAATTGCATTTTGCCTAAAGAGTGGAAGGGCGTGAGCTATGGAGGGCTGGAGCGCGCTGTGCTATTCATCGATCTGGACTGCCGTTTTGACGTTTTGAGCATCGCACGAGCTTTGCAGCGGCGAATCATCGATGCTAATG GGTTAAGAAGGAGCAGCTTGAAGGGAAATGGAAATGAATATGATAAAGAGTTGTTTGTTGCATCCATGAGGCGTTTCTTGTATACGCGATGTTACAATAGTTTCGAATTTCTTGCTACTCTTAAG ACGCTGCATCGTCGGATTCAGCAGGAGAAGGAAAAGGGAGGTAGTGCTGTTTATATGCTGTTGATCGACAG CATAGGGGCTTTTTACTGGATGGACCGTGCTCTACCAACTTTATCAACCGGGAACAACAACAACCG GAAGAGCCTCTCCTTGCAGACGGTGGTTGAAACTGTCGTTCAGGAGATCCAGAGGCTTCTGGTGGTGCATCCCATGCTTGTTTTAGCCACTAAGTCAGCTGCATTTGGTGATAAACAGTCGATAACTGAAGTGATAAG AAAAAGGCCCGATGAGAAGACACCGGATCCAAGAGGTGCTCAAAATAAACCACATCGTTGTTTCATGCCATCCGTGTGGCAG TCCTTCGTTTCACACAGAATGCTTCTGCGCGCTTTAG ACGGTGAAAGCAAGCATCAGAACCGGCCTACTTTCTCAGCAGAATGGCTGCTGCCATCACTTAACTGCTCAGACCATTTTACAGTAAACGAC GGCTGTCTCTTGATCCCCAAATGA
- the LOC125221575 gene encoding putative pentatricopeptide repeat-containing protein At1g17630: MTNLPLLLNKRFFPLPFKFLTPFAEAIHVQSGNSRVDFFDRLLQHCISKIDERFNLDGPVKQIHAQISVTSSFSSAFLSARLVSAYAKATLLSDARKVFDNCPRDCFCSSLFWNSMLRAYLSDFKYESAVELYFRMREVDLHPDKFGFPLIIRACAMIGGVRLCELVHSHAVRIGISSNLHVGNELMGMYGEIGVMGAALKVFDRMPLRSRVSWNVVVSGFAKNFDCEGAVGMLHRMEGEGWEANPVTWTSVISSFAKCGIGEKAWEFYGLMRERGVDATAESVAVVISVCDGEMAAKGEIVHCHVIRGGFEEYIFVSNALMSMYGRIGDVGKAEFLFSSLKLKSLVSWNALISAYARTGLCDDAFSVFLRLESSNVVRPNVVSWTAVIGGFAASEGRKEAALELFRRMQSARVRPNSLTVASVLSSCGELSALSLGREIHSHAIRLCMDEDLLVMNGLINMYMKCGNLRAGEMLFKKMEFRDVISWNIMITGYGMHGLGLESLDIFEQMVEEGVKPDEVTFVGVLSACSHAGLVPEGRKIFNHMSRVFKVEPGVEHYSCMVDMLGRAGLLEEARGVLKSMPMEPNAPVWGAMLSSCEMHRKVDDAEESAAVMFDMNSGATGGYMLLSNLYATSGRWDEAAGVRTLARAKGLRKVPAQSWIEVKKKVHSFSVGRGFEMDMGEVYLVLQDLNMHMVRESYAPPGFVEAS; encoded by the coding sequence ATGACCAATTTACCTCTTTTACTCAACAAACGTTTTTTTCCATTACCATTCAAATTCCTCACTCCCTTTGCTGAAGCAATTCATGTTCAATCGGGAAATAGCCGCGTTGATTTCTTCGACCGTCTTCTTCAGCATTGCATCAGCAAAATCGACGAAAGATTCAATCTTGATGGCCCCGTTAAGCAGATCCACGCGCAGATTTCCGTTACATCTTCGTTTTCCTCGGCGTTCCTGTCGGCTAGACTCGTTTCTGCCTACGCAAAAGCCACCCTTTTGAGTGATGCACGCAAGGTGTTTGATAATTGCCCCAGAGACTGCTTCTGCAGCTCTCTGTTTTGGAACTCAATGCTGCGCGCTTATCTTTCTGATTTCAAGTATGAATCTGCTGTTGAATTGTATTTCCGGATGCGGGAGGTTGATCTTCACCCTGATAAATTCGGTTTTCCGCTGATTATCAGGGCGTGTGCGATGATTGGTGGTGTTAGGCTGTGTGAATTGGTTCATTCTCACGCTGTGCGGATTGGGATTTCGAGTAATTTACATGTTGGTAATGAATTGATGGGAATGTACGGAGAGATTGGTGTGATGGGAGCTGCGCTCAAGGTGTTCGACCGAATGCCTCTGAGAAGCCGTGTCTCGTGGAACGTTGTGGTGTCGGGTTTCGCCAAGAACTTCGACTGCGAAGGCGCGGTTGGGATGCTTCACCGGATGGAGGGCGAGGGGTGGGAGGCGAACCCGGTGACGTGGACCTCGGTGATCTCGAGCTTTGCGAAATGTGGGATTGGTGAGAAGGCGTGGGAGTTTTATGGCTTGATGAGGGAGAGAGGGGTTGATGCTACAGCTGAATCTGTAGCTGTTGTTATCTCAGTGTGTGATGGTGAAATGGCTGCTAAAGGTGAGATTGTTCATTGCCATGTGATAAGAGGTGGATTTGAAGAGTATATATTTGTGAGCAATGCTCTTATGAGCATGTATGGGAGAATTGGTGATGTGGGAAAAGCAGAGTTTCTCTTCTCATCTCTAAAATTGAAGAGTTTGGTGAGCTGGAACGCCTTGATCTCGGCCTATGCTCGGACGGGCTTGTGCGACGACGCCTTCTCCGTGTTCCTAAGGTTGGAGAGCTCGAACGTGGTGAGGCCTAATGTAGTGAGTTGGACTGCGGTGATAGGCGGATTTGCTGCTAGTGAGGGGCGAAAGGAGGCGGCTTTGGAGCTCTTTCGACGGATGCAGAGTGCTCGAGTTCGGCCTAACTCTTTGACGGTTGCTAGTGTGCTTTCATCTTGTGGTGAATTATCAGCTCTTTCTCTTGGGAGAGAGATTCATAGCCACGCGATTAGATTGTGTATGGATGAAGATTTATTGGTGATGAACGGTTTGataaatatgtatatgaaATGTGGGAATTTAAGGGCAGGGGAGATGTTATTCAAGAAAATGGAGTTTAGAGATGTAATCTCATGGAACATAATGATCACAGGGTATGGAATGCACGGATTAGGGCTCGAATCTCTCGATATTTTCGAGCAAATGGTCGAGGAAGGGGTGAAGCCGGACGAGGTGACCTTCGTTGGTGTCCTCTCCGCCTGCAGCCACGCAGGGCTAGTGCCCGAGGGCCGCAAGATTTTCAACCACATGAGTCGGGTGTTTAAGGTCGAGCCCGGCGTGGAGCACTACTCGTGTATGGTGGATATGCTAGGGCGGGCCGGGCTACTCGAGGAGGCGCGTGGGGTTCTAAAGAGCATGCCGATGGAGCCCAACGCGCCTGTTTGGGGGGCTATGTTGAGTTCTTGTGAGATGCATAGGAAGGTAGACGATGCCGAGGAGAGTGCGGCCGTGATGTTTGATATGAACAGTGGCGCGACGGGTGGATATATGCTGTTGTCGAATTTGTACGCTACGAGTGGGCGTTGGGACGAGGCGGCCGGGGTGAGGACGCTGGCGAGGGCGAAGGGTTTGCGGAAGGTCCCGGCGCAGAGCTGGATTGAGGTGAAGAAGAAGGTTCACTCATTTTCAGTTGGAAGGGGATTTGAGATGGATATGGGGGAAGTTTATttggttcttcaagatttgAATATGCACATGGTGAGGGAGAGCTATGCACCACCGGGATTTGTCGAGGCGAGCTGA